Proteins encoded by one window of Cinclus cinclus chromosome 14, bCinCin1.1, whole genome shotgun sequence:
- the LOC134049703 gene encoding neuropeptide Y receptor type 6-like translates to MDKAVQHPNEILNQTISNVSLSQFLNFDTCQLSSLAEFLLITAYTLVTLVGLVGNLCLIIIIKRRKESQNVTNILIANLSVSDVLICIMCIPVTVAYTLMDHWIFGEAMCKIGSFIQSLSVTVSIFSLVLIAIERYQLIVNPRGWKPSISHAYWGILFIWGLSLIISTPFLVFHQITDEPFKHLSFLSDFYKNKVACIEAWPSLTERLIFTTSLLVFQYCFPLGFIFICYLRIFVCLRRRRGKIDRMRENENRLSENKRINMMLVSIVATFAACWLPLNIFNVVFDWNYEALMSCNHNLAFTICHLVAMISTCINPIFYGFLNRNFQKDLVVLAHHCRCSASQEEYENIALSNLQTDASKGSLKLNNPHVVI, encoded by the coding sequence ATGGATAAAGCTGTTCAGCATCCCAATGAGATTCTGAATCAAACTATCTCTAACGTTAGCCTGTCTCAGTTTTTGAACTTTGATACGTGCCAACTTTCCTCCCTTGCAGAATTCTTGCTTATTACAGCTTACACACTGGTTACACTAGTGGGGCTTGTTGGAAATCTTTGCttaattattataataaagAGACGGAAAGAATCTCAAAACGTCACCAACATTTTGATTGCCAACCTCTCTGTATCAGATGTCTTGATCTGTATCATGTGCATTCCTGTCACAGTTGCATATACGTTAATGGACCACTGGATATTTGGGGAAGCAATGTGTAAAATAGGCTCTTTCATACAAAGTCTGTCTGTCACAGTCTCCATTTTCTCACTTGTACTCATTGCTATTGAAAGATATCAGTTAATTGTGAACCCACGTGGCTGGAAGCCTAGTATTTCACATGCTTATTGGGGAATTCTTTTCATCTGGGGGCTTTCCCTCATCATATCCACTCCTTTTTTAGTATTCCACCAAATAACAGATGAACCCTTCAAACATCTGTCTTTCCTCAGTGATTTCTACAAGAACAAAGTAGCTTGCATCGAAGCGTGGCCATCTCTTACAGAGAGACTGATTTTCACCACTAGCCTGCTGGTTTTCCAGTACTGCTTCCCACTGGGGTTCATTTTTATCTGCTATCTCAGGATATTTGTATGTCTTCGAAGGAGACGAGGTAAAATAGACAGGATGAGAGAGAATGAGAACAGGCTGAGTGAAAACAAAAGGATCAATATGATGCTGGTATCAATTGTTGCGACCTTTGCAGCTTGCTGGCTGCCTCTCAATATATTCAATGTGGTTTTTGACTGGAACTATGAGGCACTAATGAGCTGTAATCATAACCTGGCATTTACAATCTGCCACCTCGTGGCCATGATCTCAACATGTATCAATCCCATCTTTTATGGGTTTCTGAACAGGAACTTTCAGAAGGATTTGGTAGTATTAGCTCACCACTGCAGATGCTCAGCATCACAAGAGGAATATGAAAACATTGCCCTTTCCAACTTGCAAACAGATGCATCTAAGGGGtctctgaaattaaataatCCCCATGTGGTTATATAA